From the Brassica napus cultivar Da-Ae chromosome A8, Da-Ae, whole genome shotgun sequence genome, one window contains:
- the LOC106382352 gene encoding uncharacterized protein LOC106382352 → MAGETLTRTNSAEPTDKKRVRDESDGAILDSPEVKRLRDDLFDVFDDSDPEPVSQDLDSVMKSFEDELSSAQPPGETQPDLGYLLEASDDELGLPPPVSVVKEVETTETVADLLRASSDSSGIDELWGFEDHAPDYGSLDFGSGVGDGGDYVTVEGLFDFSGECFDSGDLFSWRPESLPAE, encoded by the coding sequence ATGGCGGGGGAGACGCTAACTCGGACTAACTCAGCTGAGCCAACCGATAAAAAGCGAGTCAGGGACGAGTCTGACGGCGCGATTCTCGACTCGCCGGAGGTGAAGAGGCTGAGAGATGATTTATTCGACGTTTTCGATGACTCGGATCCCGAACCGGTGAGTCAAGATCTCGACTCGGTCATGAAGAGTTTCGAGGACGAGTTATCTTCGGCGCAGCCCCCCGGCGAGACTCAGCCGGATCTCGGTTACCTTCTAGAGGCTTCCGACGATGAGCTCGGCTTGCCTCCACCGGTTTCCGTCGTGAAGGAGGTGGAGACCACGGAGACGGTGGCGGATTTGCTACGAGCGTCGTCGGATTCGTCGGGAATCGACGAGTTATGGGGGTTCGAGGATCACGCGCCGGATTACGGCTCTTTAGATTTCGGTTCCGGCGTCGGAGATGGTGGAGATTACGTCACCGTTGAGGGGCTATTTGATTTTTCCGGCGAATGTTTTGATTCCGGCGATCTGTTCTCGTGGCGGCCGGAGTCTTTACCGGCGGAATAA
- the LOC106382353 gene encoding uncharacterized protein LOC106382353 isoform X2, producing the protein MGKKLDALLGRSFKTNKFKSLLNLALTRLSILKNQRQVRCSQATSDVTELLKLGHHENAYHRVDQVIKDQNTLDVLFFIHGYFTLLIDRVHLFEHNRDCPDEILEAVSSLLFAASRIGEFPELQEIRNVLISRFGKDMAARSIELRSNCGVNPKIIQKLSTRHPPREVRMKVLMEIAAENNIVLKLEEASSTSTERTSSEVSKGKLTSEDEEGYELSDSVKRGKKKYKDVADAAQAAFESAAHAADAARAAVELSQFSPRGGGNSFSGSENKKSEQERNDDDFRGGEVDARSESKRSMSDSDEIIEDVPVMSFREDPVKLLEKDVVIYDSEEEIQYTTKPNTTTNVKEKQQVMDLPNRADTGHVDHMVHSVGDPFMRKVGLKGPVSVRTRQVRGY; encoded by the exons ATGGGTAAGAAGCTTGACGCTTTGCTTGGTCGGAGTTTCAAAACCAACAAGTTCAAGTCTCTTCTCAACTTAGCTCTCACGAGGCTCTCTATCCTCAAGAACCAACGTCAAGTTAGATGCTCTCAAGCCACCTCTGACGTCACCGAGCTTCTTAAACTCGGCCACCACGAGAACGCTTACCACAGAGTCGACCAAGTCATTAAAGACCAAAACACCCTCGAcgttctcttcttcatccacgGCTACTTCACTCTCTTGATCGACCGTGTGCACCTCTTCGAACACAACAGAGACTGCCCTGATGAGATTCTTGAAGCTGTCTCCAGCTTGCTCTTTGCCGCTTCAAGAATAGGAGAGTTTCCTGAGCTTCAAGAGATTCGTAATGTTTTGATCTCGCGTTTTGGGAAAGATATGGCTGCTCGGTCCATTGAGTTGCGCAGTAATTGTGGAGTTAATCCCAAA ATAATTCAGAAGTTGTCGACAAGACATCCACCGAGAGAGGTTAGAATGAAGGTTCTGATGGAGATAGCTGCAGAGAACAACATCGTTCTGAAACTAGAAGAAGCTTCTTCTACTTCCACCGAG AGAACATCATCAGAAGTTTCTAAGGGTAAGTTAACaagtgaagatgaagaaggtTACGAGTTATCTGATTCGGTAAAGAGAGGAAAGAAGAAGTACAAAGATGTGGCTGATGCTGCACAAGCAGCGTTTGAGTCAGCGGCTCATGCAGCAGACGCTGCACGAGCTGCTGTGGAGCTTTCTCAGTTTTCTCCTCGTGGTGGGGGAAATTCATTTAGTGGTTCTGAAAACAAGAAATCAGAACAAGAACGTAATGATGATGATTTTAGAGGAGGTGAGGTTGATGCGAGGTCAGAATCCAAGAGGTCTATGTCAGATTCAGATGAAATTATTGAGGATGTCCCAGTGATGTCGTTTAGAGAAGACCCTGTGAAGTTGTTGGAGAAGGATGTTGTTATCTATGATAGTGAGGAAGAAATCCAATATACTACTAAGCCCAATACTACTACTAATGTTAAAGAGAAGCAACAAGTTATGGATCTTCCAAATAGAGCGGATACAGGACATGTGGACCACATGGTTCACTCGGTTGGAGATCCTTTTATGCGTAAAGTTGGTTTGAAGGGTCCGGTTTCAGTCAGGACCAGACAGGTTCGTGGATACTAA
- the LOC106382353 gene encoding uncharacterized protein LOC106382353 isoform X1, translated as MGKKLDALLGRSFKTNKFKSLLNLALTRLSILKNQRQVRCSQATSDVTELLKLGHHENAYHRVDQVIKDQNTLDVLFFIHGYFTLLIDRVHLFEHNRDCPDEILEAVSSLLFAASRIGEFPELQEIRNVLISRFGKDMAARSIELRSNCGVNPKIIQKLSTRHPPREVRMKVLMEIAAENNIVLKLEEASSTSTEQRTSSEVSKGKLTSEDEEGYELSDSVKRGKKKYKDVADAAQAAFESAAHAADAARAAVELSQFSPRGGGNSFSGSENKKSEQERNDDDFRGGEVDARSESKRSMSDSDEIIEDVPVMSFREDPVKLLEKDVVIYDSEEEIQYTTKPNTTTNVKEKQQVMDLPNRADTGHVDHMVHSVGDPFMRKVGLKGPVSVRTRQVRGY; from the exons ATGGGTAAGAAGCTTGACGCTTTGCTTGGTCGGAGTTTCAAAACCAACAAGTTCAAGTCTCTTCTCAACTTAGCTCTCACGAGGCTCTCTATCCTCAAGAACCAACGTCAAGTTAGATGCTCTCAAGCCACCTCTGACGTCACCGAGCTTCTTAAACTCGGCCACCACGAGAACGCTTACCACAGAGTCGACCAAGTCATTAAAGACCAAAACACCCTCGAcgttctcttcttcatccacgGCTACTTCACTCTCTTGATCGACCGTGTGCACCTCTTCGAACACAACAGAGACTGCCCTGATGAGATTCTTGAAGCTGTCTCCAGCTTGCTCTTTGCCGCTTCAAGAATAGGAGAGTTTCCTGAGCTTCAAGAGATTCGTAATGTTTTGATCTCGCGTTTTGGGAAAGATATGGCTGCTCGGTCCATTGAGTTGCGCAGTAATTGTGGAGTTAATCCCAAA ATAATTCAGAAGTTGTCGACAAGACATCCACCGAGAGAGGTTAGAATGAAGGTTCTGATGGAGATAGCTGCAGAGAACAACATCGTTCTGAAACTAGAAGAAGCTTCTTCTACTTCCACCGAG CAGAGAACATCATCAGAAGTTTCTAAGGGTAAGTTAACaagtgaagatgaagaaggtTACGAGTTATCTGATTCGGTAAAGAGAGGAAAGAAGAAGTACAAAGATGTGGCTGATGCTGCACAAGCAGCGTTTGAGTCAGCGGCTCATGCAGCAGACGCTGCACGAGCTGCTGTGGAGCTTTCTCAGTTTTCTCCTCGTGGTGGGGGAAATTCATTTAGTGGTTCTGAAAACAAGAAATCAGAACAAGAACGTAATGATGATGATTTTAGAGGAGGTGAGGTTGATGCGAGGTCAGAATCCAAGAGGTCTATGTCAGATTCAGATGAAATTATTGAGGATGTCCCAGTGATGTCGTTTAGAGAAGACCCTGTGAAGTTGTTGGAGAAGGATGTTGTTATCTATGATAGTGAGGAAGAAATCCAATATACTACTAAGCCCAATACTACTACTAATGTTAAAGAGAAGCAACAAGTTATGGATCTTCCAAATAGAGCGGATACAGGACATGTGGACCACATGGTTCACTCGGTTGGAGATCCTTTTATGCGTAAAGTTGGTTTGAAGGGTCCGGTTTCAGTCAGGACCAGACAGGTTCGTGGATACTAA
- the LOC106379913 gene encoding uncharacterized protein LOC106379913 — protein sequence MMHYLIPEPKTKEIVFEKVLSCDGPTTLQEVKNLSSKRKAVEESVNRSSNVTDAIAREMNRGITSCEQDLLKLGEYLPLLFNLVHHADKIKHVSGLKIRWSSGLISQTLIQRKCPKFFQVDNIMFELGMVLYFYALKLRERAMELVSTDVKKSITLYREASGVFHHLSHELLPSLLPSLPQGKLPELTPSLCTSLSLLCLAEGQAVTTKNAEESGRSASLLSKLHYGTTQMLSEASALLSSRANGECKDLSSRFLEYVSTMRALHELKSQKHLAEVLESEERVGEAVGVLRRASAAARRSMPSKEDKWITIFKNEREEVSKKMAKYEKLNDFLLERIPVETELPFPKGETIVKLIPYIPTRWEQELRFK from the exons ATGATGCACTACCTAATTCCAgaaccaaaaacaaaagag ATTGTGTTCGAGAAAGTGTTATCATGTGATGGTCCAACAACTCTACAAGAAGTCAAAAACTTAAGCTCCAAGCGTAAAGCAGTTGAGGAATCTGTTAACAGAAGCAGCAACGTCACTGATGCTATTGCAAGAGAGATGAACAGAGGAATTACTTCATGTGAgcag GATCTCCTTAAACTTGGAGAATACCTTCCCTTACTCTTCAACTTAGTGCATCACGCTGATAAAATTAAACACGTTTCTGGTCTTAAGATAAGATGGAGTAGTGGTTTGATCTCTCAGACCTTGATTCAGCGTAAGTGTCCAAAGTTCTTTCAAGTCGATAACATAATGTTCGAGCTTGGAATGGTTCTTTACTTCTACGCACTTAAGCTTCGTGAAAGAGCCATGGAGTTAGTATCCACAG ATGTCAAGAAATCAATAACACTTTACCGAGAAGCATCTGGAGTTTTCCATCATCTTTCTCATGAACTTCTTCCTTCATTGCTACCTTCTTTGCCTCAAGGGAAGCTTCCAGAACTAACTCCTTCGCTTTGCACTTCTTTAAGTCTCCTCTGTTTAGCTGAAGGTCAG GCTGTAACTACAAAGAACGCTGAAGAAAGTGGTAGAAGCGCAAGCCTGTTGTCGAAACTGCATTATGGTACTACACAAATGCTTTCGGAAGCCTCTGCCCTTTTGTCATCTAGAGCTAATGGAGAGTGTAAAGACCTATCGTCTCGCTTCCTA GAATATGTATCAACAATGAGAGCTTTACACGAGCTAAAGAGCCAAAAACACTTAGCGGAAGTGCTTGAATCCGAAGAGAGAGTAGGTGAAGCAGTTGGTGTTCTCCGGCGTGCATCAGCAGCGGCTAGGAGGAGTATGCCGTCAAAAGAAGACAAATGGATAACAATATTCAAGAACGAGAGAGAGGAAGTAAGCAAAAAAATGGCAAAGTATGAGAAGCTTAACGATTTCCTTTTAGAGAGGATTCCAGTAGAGACAGAGTTGCCTTTTCCTAAAGGTGAAACGATTGTTAAACTCATTCCTTACATTCCCACAAGATGGGAACAAGAGCTTCGGTTCAAGTAG
- the LOC106379914 gene encoding transcription factor HRS1, producing MIKKLSNMDYKQKQERCGQYIEALEEERRKIHVFQRELPLCLDLVTQAIEACKRELPGTATENMYGQSECSEQTTGECTPVLEQFLTIKDSSTSNEEEELDDEHGNHDPDNDYEDKNMKSDWLKSVQLWNQPDPLLPKEEGTQEKMVDTVVKKDESMKKEAMANGGERRKREAEKDGGRKQRRCWSSQLHRRFLNALQHLGGPHVATPKQIKELMKIDGLTNDEVKSHLQKYRLHTRRPSQTVSNNGNSQAQHLVVVEGIWVPKSDHSTGRITGGATTSGTTTRSTTGIYGAMAAPPLPQWPSPSNFRPSIIVEEKGSGSPSEEVVFRCSSPAMSSSTRNHYVKNI from the exons ATGATTAAGAAGCTAAGCAACATGGATTACAAGCAGAAACAAGAGAGATGTGGGCAATACATCGAAGCTCTTGAAGAAGAACGACGCAAGATTCATGTCTTCCAACGTGAACTCCCTCTTTGCTTAGACCTCGTAACCCAAG CAATTGAGGCATGCAAGAGGGAGTTGCCGGGTACGGCCACAGAGAATATGTACGGACAATCAGAGTGCTCGGAGCAGACGACCGGGGAATGTACACCTGTCTTGGAGCAATTTCTAACCATTAAAGACTCATCAACCtccaatgaagaagaagaattagaCGATGAGCACGGAAATCATGATCCAGACAATGATTATGAGGACAAGAACATGAAATCTGATTGGCTTAAATCTGTTCAGCTCTGGAACCAACCTGACCCTCTTCTCCCAAAAGAG GAAGGAACGCAAGAGAAGATGGTGGACACGGTGGTGAAGAAAGATGAAAGTATGAAGAAAGAAGCGATGGCTAACGGTGGAGaaagaaggaagagagaggcGGAGAAAGATGGAGGAAGAAAGCAGCGAAGGTGTTGGTCGTCGCAGTTGCATAGACGCTTCTTAAACGCTCTTCAACACTTAGGTGGACCTCATG TTGCTACGCCGAAGCAAATCAAGGAGTTAATGAAGATTGATGGATTAACTAATGATGAAGTCAAAAGCCATTTACAG AAATATAGACTGCATACAAGAAGACCAAGCCAAACAGTCTCTAACAACGGAAACTCTCAAGCGCAACATCTCGTAGTCGTCGAGGGCATATGGGTTCCAAAATCTGACCACTCTACAGGCAGGATCACCGGAGGAGCCACCACTAGTGGCACCACCACCAGGTCCACCACCGGGATATATGGAGCAATGGCCGCACCACCACTGCCACAGTGGCCGAGCCCTTCCAATTTTAGACCGTCCATTATCGTGGAAGAAAAAGGATCGGGAAGCCCTAGCGAAGAGGTGGTGTTCCGATGTAGCTCGCCAGCGATGTCTTCTTCTACCCGCAACCATTACGTCaagaatatttag
- the LOC125577176 gene encoding allene oxide cyclase 4, chloroplastic-like: protein MIMASSAAAASISLARNLSRHHQTSLLGYSSSFHNLRISSNGPALSARSRSTTSSSIFRTMCSSSENSRPTKIQELNVYEFNEGDRHSPAVLKLGKNPQQLCIGDLVPFTNKLYTGDLKKRVGITAGLCVLIQHVPEKKGERFEASYSFYFGEYGHISVQGPYLTYEDTLLAITGGSGVFEGAYGQVKLRQLVYPTKLFYTFYLKGVVADLPVELTGKHVEPSKDVKPAAEAQAAQPDATILNFTE from the exons ATGATCATGGCTTCCTCTGCTGCTGCTGCATCGATCTCTCTTGCAAGGAATCTCTCTCGCCATCATCAAACCTCTCTTTTGGGTTACTCTAGCTCCTTCCATAACCTAAGGATCTCATCCAACGGTCCAGCTTTATCCGCACGATCAAGatccaccacctcctcctccatctTCAGAACCATGTGCAGCAGCAGCGAGAACTCCAGACCAA CTAAGATCCAAGAACTCAACGTGTACGAGTTCAACGAAGGCGACCGACACAGCCCCGCGGTTCTAAAACTAGGCAAGAACCCACAACAGCTCTGCATCGGCGACCTCGTCCCTTTCACTAACAAACTCTACACCGGAGACCTCAAGAAACGCGTCGGGATCACCGCGGGGCTCTGCGTTCTGATCCAGCACGTTCCTGAGAAGAAAGGCGAACGCTTCGAAGCTTCGTACAGCTTCTACTTCGGCGAATACGGTCACATTTCCGTTCAGGGACCTTACCTGACTTACGAGGACACGTTGCTCGCCATCACCGGTGGCTCCGGCGTCTTCGAAGGAGCTTACGGACAGGTCAAGCTTCGTCAGCTTGTGTATCCGACCAAGCTGTTCTACACTTTCTACTTGAAAGGTGTTGTCGCTGATTTGCCTGTGGAGCTCACCGGGAAACATGTTGAGCCGTCGAAGGATGTGAAGCCGGCGGCGGAAGCTCAGGCTGCTCAGCCCGACGCCACTATCCTAAACTTTACTGAATAA
- the LOC106382354 gene encoding methionine aminopeptidase 1B, chloroplastic, whose amino-acid sequence MASTGLLSSFSPSSSLQLRSSFNGDYVSPSSSFIGAAPFASSSLSLLSGQKNSYPPRKLHVSAKKVSGLEEAIRIRRMRELEKTSKVRRNPPLRRGRVSPRLLVPDHIPRPPYVESGVLPDISPEFQIPGPEGIVKMRAACELAARVLNFAGTLVKPSVTTNEIDKAVHDMIVEAGAYPSPLGYGGFPKSVCTSVNECMCHGIPDSRQLQSGDIINIDVTVYLDGYHGDTSRTFFCGEVDEGFKRLVKVTEECLERGIAVCKDGASFKKIGKRISEHAEKNGYNVVERFVGHGVGPVFHSEPLIYHYRNDGPGQMVEGQTFTIEPILTIGTTECVTWPDNWTTLTADGGVAAQCEHTILITRTGSEILTKC is encoded by the exons ATGGCGTCTACGGGTCTTCTATCCAGTTTCTCGCCATCGTCCTCCTTGCAACTCCGTTCTTCTTTCAACGGCGATTATGTATCTCCGTCTAGCAGCTTCATCGGAGCAGCTCCGTTCGCTTCCTCTTCTCTATCCCTTCTCTCCG GTCAGAAGAACTCGTATCCTCCGAGAAAACTCCACGTGTCCGCCAAGAAAGTTTCTGGATTAGAGGAAGCCATTAGAATCAGAAG GATGAGAGAGCTTGAAAAAACTTCAAAAGTAAGGAGAAACCCACCGTTACGACGTGGAAGAGTCTCCCCTCGTCTCCTCGTCCCTGACCACATACCAAGGCCTCCTTACGTTGAGTCTGGCGTGTTACCCGATATATCTCCCGAGTTCCAGATTCCTGGTCCTGAAGGCATTGTGAAGATGAGAGCTGCTTGCGAGCTCGCTGCTCGGGTTCTAAACTTTGCAGGAACTTTGGTTAAa CCATCTGTGACGACTAATGAAATAGACAAAGCGGTGCATGATATGATTGTTGAAGCTGGTGCTTATCCTTCGCCTCTTGGGTATGGTGGGTTCCCTAAAAGTGTGTGTACGTCAGTGAACGAGTGTATGTGTCATGGGATACCAGATTCTCGACAGCTGCAG AGTGGGGATATAATAAACATCGATGTCACAGTTTACTTGGAT GGTTACCATGGAGATACATCAAGAACTTTCTTCTGTGGAGAAGTAGATGAAGGTTTTAAACGACTTGTAAAg GTTACGGAGGAATGCTTGGAGAGAGGTATAGCCGTTTGCAAAGATGGAGCAAGCTTCAAGAAAATCGGCAAGAGAATAAG CGAGCATGCTGAAAAGAACGGCTACAACGTGGTGGAGCGCTTTGTTGGGCATGGTGTAGGACCAGTCTTCCACTCAGAACCCTTGATTTATCATTACC GAAATGATGGGCCTGGGCAAATGGTTGAAGGACAAACTTTCACAATTG AACCGATTCTGACGATAGGAACCACGGAATGTGTAACATGGCCAGACAACTGGACTACTCTAACAGCTGATGGTGGGGTAGCCGCACAGTGTGAGCATACAATTCTGATTACTAGAACTGGTTCTGAGATTCTTACCAAATGCTGA